ATCGTCACCACCCTGACGCCGCCGCCGCGCCCGAGCTGGCTGGCCCGCGTCCGGTCGGCGTTGCCACGGGCGCTGAAGCGATCGCGACGCCCCTGATCGCGCCGGCCGACGCCTAGGCCGGGACCAGCGGCCCCTGCACGACGGCGACGAGCGCGGTAAAGATCGCCTCGAGCATCGCCAGCGCCCGGACGCTGAGGCGGACCGGGGTGTCGGGACCGATCGGACCGCCGATTTCCGGCTCGATGAAGCCCGCATCGATCAGCGCGGCGAGCCAGCGCCGGGTGAGCGGCCAGGCCACGTTGATCCGCCCGGCGATCTCGCCCGCCGCCACGGCCCGCGCCTCTGCTTCCGCGACATAGCCGATCAGCAGGATCTCGGTGGCGGGATTGCCGATCAGCGCGTCGCCGAACGCCCGCTTGCCGCCGTCGAGTGCCTGGAGCAGCAGCCGTGCGACCTGCCATTGCGCCTCGACGGTCGAGGGGCGCTCCCCCTGCGGCGGCAAGGGTCGACAGGTGACGACGAGGCGGCGGCCGGCATCACCGCCGAGCCGCGATACGTAAAGGTTGACCCAGATCGCCCGGCCATCGGCATGGAGGTGACGGAGGGTGGCGGACAGCGTCGTGCCCTCGTCCCAGACGCGGCGCAGGAACCGTTCGCCGGCCAAGCGATCGTCGGGATGCAGGACGTCGAGCGCGGAGCGATCGGGCGTCGCCGCGCGGGGCAGGCCGAGCAGCGTCCTGTAGGCGTCGTCGAGATCCGCGATCTGAAGGTCGAGGCCGATCATGCCATGGGCGATCGGTCCCGCTGCAGGATACATGGTGAAAGGCTGCCTGTACGAAACGGTGAAAGGGTGGTGGAGGATTTGGGACGAGAAGGGACAATTGTACGGACCATCGCCGGAGCGGATCAAGCCCCGCCGGCGATCACCATCGACCGACCGAGCAGGATAACCGATCTGGTACAAACAGATTGACTTCGTCACGCTCATTGGGTACATAACAGGAACGCTGAAGAATTGCGAGTCGGGCCGGAGCGGCTTGGGTACCCCCCATGTCGCTGCCGGCCCGATGCGCGTTCAGGTGGTGGGATGCAGGGGGCGGCGATGGACGGCGACGGGAAGGATGCGGGAACCGCGATGACGGTGGCGGTGGCGGTCGGGGTTGGTGATGGCGCGGTGACGCGGCGCCGGTCGGGGGTGAAGGTGCGGTGGACGGCGGCCATGCGCGCCACGTTCTTCGCGCATCTGGCGTGCAATTGTAACGTCACCGCGGCGGCCGCGGCGATCGGTGTCCAGCCGTCGCAGGTGCATTACCAACGGCGGATCAGCAAACCGTTTGCGGCCGAATGGCAGCGGATGATCGATGCGGGCTATCTGCTGCTGGAAATGCGGATGATCGGCCATGCGATGGCGGGTGGCGGCGGGACCGTCGCCGGCGACAGCGCCGGTGTCGAACCGCTGGCGTATGACGAGGCGTTCAAGCTGCTCAACCTGTACCGGGCGCGGCGAGAGGGGCGGGTGCGGTCGCGCGGCCCGGCGCAGGTGGTCGCGACGCGGGAACAGGCGGATGCCGCGATCCTTGCCAAGCTCGACGCGCTGGCGGCGCGCAAGGCCCGCGCCGCCGGGGAGACGCCGGCATGAGCGGCCGATCGGCCGAGGTGATGGCGCGGCTGGCGGCCCTGCCGGCGGACGAACGCGCCACGCTGGTGCGTTCGCTGACCGCCGACGTGCGGCTGGAACTGGCGGAACGATGGGAGCGGGGCGGCTGGGCGCAACCCGGACAGGAGGCACCGGAGGGCGACGACTGGCGGATCTGGCTGATCCGCGCCGGGCGCGGATTCGGCAAGACCCGCGCCGGAGCGGAGTGGGTGACGCGGATCGCCGCCGACCCCGACGCGATGATCGCGCTGGTCGGATCGACCGCGGCGGACGTGCGGCGGGTGATGATCGAGGGGCCGAGCGGGCTGCGCGCGGTGGCGAAGGCGGGCAAGACGCCGCGCTATACGATGAGCCACGGCGAGGTGCGCTGGCCCAACGGTGCGCGCGCGTTCGTCTATTCGGCGGACGTGCCGGACCAGCTGCGCGGGCCGGAACATCATGCGGCATGGTGCGACGAGCTGGCGAAATGGCGGCGCGGCGATGCGGCCTGGGACAATCTGATGATGGGAATGCGGCGCGGCCCGCATCCGCGCGTGCTGGTGACGACGACGCCGCGGCCGACCAACCTGATGAAGCGCGTGCTGCGCGCGCGCGGGCTGGTCGAGACGCGGGGGCGGACGCGCGACAATCCGTTCCTGCCGGACGTGTTCGTCGAGCATGTCGAGGACAGTTATGGCGGCACGGCGCTGGGGCGGCAGGAACTGGACGGCGAGATGATCGAC
The sequence above is a segment of the Sphingomonas insulae genome. Coding sequences within it:
- a CDS encoding PAS domain-containing protein, with product MYPAAGPIAHGMIGLDLQIADLDDAYRTLLGLPRAATPDRSALDVLHPDDRLAGERFLRRVWDEGTTLSATLRHLHADGRAIWVNLYVSRLGGDAGRRLVVTCRPLPPQGERPSTVEAQWQVARLLLQALDGGKRAFGDALIGNPATEILLIGYVAEAEARAVAAGEIAGRINVAWPLTRRWLAALIDAGFIEPEIGGPIGPDTPVRLSVRALAMLEAIFTALVAVVQGPLVPA
- a CDS encoding DNA-packaging protein, with protein sequence MSGRSAEVMARLAALPADERATLVRSLTADVRLELAERWERGGWAQPGQEAPEGDDWRIWLIRAGRGFGKTRAGAEWVTRIAADPDAMIALVGSTAADVRRVMIEGPSGLRAVAKAGKTPRYTMSHGEVRWPNGARAFVYSADVPDQLRGPEHHAAWCDELAKWRRGDAAWDNLMMGMRRGPHPRVLVTTTPRPTNLMKRVLRARGLVETRGRTRDNPFLPDVFVEHVEDSYGGTALGRQELDGEMIDDLAGALWSRARLEACRCDAPGDLVRVVVGVDPPAGAIEGDGVGDACGIVAVGVDGDGIAHVLADASIAAHSPEAWARAVADCAAQHRADRVVAEANQGGAMVRSVLLAADVALPVKLVRASRGKVARAEPVATLYERGRVRHCGRFAALEDEMCGLVAGGGYQGPGRSPDRADALVWALTELMLGRRGAAGVREL